The window TTGTAAGAAGGCAGATGTGCGTCTGAATTGATCCGGTATGGTTTTAATCTGGCAGCAGTCTTCCGGAATGCAAACATAATCTTTAAACTCTTTACGGGCGGCAGATGCAAAAATATTGACAAGTGTATTTACATCTTCCAGATTAGTGGTTTCATCCAGACTAATGCCAATTACGCGTTCGCTGATGTATCTGAAATTAATTTCATTTTCGAGGGCCAGCTTCCGAAGTTCGGCCATACGAACTGTTTCAGGAACCTGAATGCGAACTGTATCGAAGTAAGTTTCATTCAATTGCGTATACCCATATTTTAAAACTTCAGTAGCAAGCACTCCTGTCAGAATATTGATGCGATCAGCAATTTGATGCAAGCCCTCAGGGCCATGATAAACGCCGTACATTCCACTCATGATTGCCAGTAAGGCCTGTGCTGTACAAATGTTTGAAGTAGCCCGTTCGCGTTTGATGTGCTGCTCGCGGGTTTGAAGTGCCATGCGCAGCGCCCTGTTGCCCTGAGCGTCAACCGATACGCCTATGATTCGCCCCGGCATATTGCGTTTGTATTCTTCCCTGGTGGCAAAGTAGCCTGCATGAGGTCCGCCAAAGCCCATAGGGAGGCCAAAGCGCTGATTAGTTCCAACCACAACATCTGCGTCCCATTCGCCCGGAGGAGTGAGTAAAACCAGGCTCATTAAATCGGCCGCAACGGCCACCATTACTCCTTTATTATGAGCTGCATTTACAAAATCGCGGTAATCATATATTTGTCCTTGCTCATCAGGATATTGAATGATTGCTCCAAACCAGCTGTTGTCAAATTCAATGGTTTGCCAGTCGCCGGTTTCAACTTTTATTCCAAGAGGCTCTGCTCTGGTAATGAGTACATCAATTGTCTGAGGAAATAATTTGTCAGAAATAAAGAAACGGTTTGCACCTGCTTTTACAGCTTCTCTTGAGCGGGAATTGAAAAGCATGATCATGGCTTCGGCAGCCGAAGTTCCTTCGTCAAGCAATGATGCATTGGCAAGAGGCATGCCGGTCAAATCACTAATCATCGTCTGGTAAATCAGCAGGGCTTCAAGTCTTCCCTGCGATATTTCAGCCTGATAAGGGGTGTAGGCTGTGTACCAGCCCGGATTTTCAAGTATATTGCGCTGTATAACTCCGGGAGTTATGCTGTTGTAATAACCCAACCCGATATACGTTTTGAATAATTTATTTTTTGAACCTAATTGCTTCAGGTGTGTCAGATATTCATGCTCGTTCATGGCATCAGGAAGGTTGAGTGCTTTGGGTAACCTGATGGATGCAGGAACAGTTTCATCAATTAATGCGTCGAGGCTCTGGGCGCCAATTGTTTTAAGCATGTCACCAACCTCATTTTTTCTGGGGCCGTTGTGACGGTTGATAAAGTTATTTGTTAGTTTCGACATGGATGAAAGATATTATTGGTGGTGTTAAATTGCAGTTGAATTTCGTGGCAAAGATAAAGATTATCAAATACCTGCTGAAATTTCGATGGGATTCTTTATTGTATGTATAGTATTGTTAATTAGAGATATACAGTATTTTGAATATTTCATTTTTAAGAATCAGGATTTGTGTTTAAGGGATTTTATAAAAAAAATGGCTACCCTTTAAGTGATAGCCATTTTTTACAGTAAATCAAATCCGTTTATTGATTGATTCTCATTTTATAGAATGACCTCCAGACAAAAACAAGGGCAGTTATCAGGAAGAAGATTCCGATGTAATGGGCAACAGGCCGGAAACGTTCAGCAAGTGCAATTTCCATGGCCAGAAGTCCGAATAAAGTGGTAAACTTGATAATAGGGTTGAGTGCTACGGAAGAAGTATCTTTGAAAGGATCACCAACTGTATCGCCAACCACTGAGGCTGCATGAAGTTCTGTGCCTTTTTCCTGCATATCCACTTCAATAACTTTTTTGGCATTGTCCCATGAACCGCCTGCATTTGCCATAAACACAGCCTGGAAAAGACCAAAGAATGCGATTGAGATCAGGTAACTGACAAAAAGAGAAACCGGAAGTGAATAATTGAGTGTTTGAGAGGCAATCATTCCGGGTTCCAGACCTGTAGGCGATGAAAGGAATGCAAATGCAAGGGCAAAGGAGAAAATGGCTATAAAAATGTTCCACATCCCTTTTTGAGCATAAACAGTACAAATTTGAACAACCTGTTTTGATTTTTCAACATCGGCCTTTTTAGGAGCATTGGGGTCAAGGTTAATGTTTTTCCTGATAAACTCAACGGTTCGGGCTGCCCCGGTTGTCACTGCCTGAACAGAAGCTCCGGTAAACCAGTAAATAACAGCGCCGCCCAACAGGAAGCCCAGAATTGAATATGGATTCAGCAGATTCAGAATTTCTTCGGGTTTTACGCCAAGGGTTTCTTTGATAACCAGAATCAGGGAGAATATCATGGTGGTAGCCCCTACAACAGCTGTACCTATCAATACAGGCTTAGCTGTTGCTTTAAAAGTGTTTCCGGCACCATCATTTGCCTCAAGATAATATTTCGATTTCTCGAAATCGGGTTTAAATCCGAATTCCTTTTCAATCTCAGCACTTTTTTGTGCTTTGTCTTCTTCAATTAATGAAAGTTCATAAATTGACTGGGCATTGTCGGTTACAGGTCCATAGCTGTCAACAGCAATAGTTACAGGCCCCATTCCAAGCATACCAAACGCAACAAGACCGAAGGCAAAAATAGATGGGTAAACCATAAAATCACTCAAACCAAAAGTGCTTGCATAATAGGCAATAAACATCAGCAAGAAGAATACCATGCCCATCCAGAATGCACTGAAATTACCGGCAACTAATCCGGAAAGTATATTCAGCGAAGCGCCACCTTTTTTCGAAGCTTCAACCACTTCATTCACGTGGGTTGATTTAGGGCTGGTGAATAATTTGGTAAATTCAGGAATAAGAGCAGCGCCAAGCGTACCGGTGCTGATTATCACCGATAAAGTAATCCAAAGATTATTGGGAAGATCACTAATGGTGAGTTTGCTAATGATGAAAGTAACTATAATGGAAAGAATAGAGGTTATCCAAACCAGCGATGTGAGTGGTTTCTCAAAATCAATATCATCGGCATTGCTGTATTTGGCTTTTGTAAGAGCCCCATTGATCCAAAATGAAACAATTGAAGTAACAATCATGAGAATGCGCATCAGGAATATCCAGGTGAGTAATTTAACCTGTAAAATGCCTGATAAAGTGGCCAGAGATTCAGCACTGGTGATGTCAAAATTAGCTACATTCAGACTAACAGCCAGATTGGTAATAAATTCGGGGTTGAAATCAGCAATAGATTTTAAGCCATAGCCAACAGCCAAAAGAATAAAAGAGATTAATGCAACACCGGTAACTCCGTAAGTTTCAAAACCATCGGCGGTAGGGCCTACACTGTCGCCGGCATTGTCACCAACACAGTCAGCAATTGTACCGGGGTTTCTCGGATCGTCTTCCCCGATTTTAAAGATAACCTTCATCAGGTCGGAACCGATATCGGCTATTTTGGTGAAAATACCACCTGCTATTCTTAATGCTGAAGCGCCCAATGATTCACCAATGGCAAAACCGATGAAACTGGCTCCGGCATATTCGCCCGGTACAAACATCAGAATAATGAGCATCATCATTAATTCGAGAGAAATCAGTACAACACCGATACTCATTCCTGCATTCAGAGGAATGTTCAACAGTTTAATAGGTTTTCTCTCCAAAGAAGCAAATGCCATTCTTGAATTTGCCAGGGTATTCATTCTGATTCCGAACCAGGCAACACTGTATGAACCCAAAATACCTATGACAGTCCATCCAAGAATCATTAAAACGCCACCGAATCCAAAGTGAGATTCTGACAAAAAGCCAAAATAAAAGGCTACTGCCGAGCCTATGAAAATGAATAAAATTGCAAGAAATTTCCCTTGTTGAATCAGGTAAGTTTTACCTGTTTCATAAATTACATGGGCCACATCCAGCATCGATTGATGAGCTTTGATTCTTTTTACCTTCAGGAATTGGTATAGCCCAAACAAAAAACCAGCTAGTGTGATTAGAAATCCCCAGTACAAAAGAGGCTCTTCGTGAATTCCAGCCGGAATTACAAGGTTAGCTTCACTTGCTTTCGTAATTGCCGGCAGGAGTGCGACAGCCAGCATTGTCAAGATTCTCTTCATAAGTTCTGCTATTAATTTGAATTTAATTTTAAGTTTTACAAATATAGAGAAGTCTGCATGAATAACAATGCAAGCTGAGGCCTGTTTTTTTTAACTGAGCCTCTATTTATCAACAGTTTCACGGGATTTTCAGTCTGTTTTTCCTGCGTTTTTTATTTGTATTTGCCTGATTCCGCAATCGTTTGCGAAATTTTTATGTTCATCTGATCTAGTATTTCATTTTGTGAATAAATTTTTATTTCAGGCAAATTGCCCACCTGTTATTTTTATTTTCTATTTTTATCAATCCAAAACAAGTTGCAATTCCTGATGGAAAAAATTCCGCTTAAATTATTGGGTATGATTAACAGCCAGTCGCAGAGTGGGGCTTACACACTCATTCTGGGCGAGACTGAAGGTAAACGCCGGTTGCCTATATTAATCAATGGGTTTGAGGCTCAGGCTATTTTATTTCATATTGAACAGATTAAAATTCCCCGGCCCCTTACGCATGATTTGTTTAAAAATTTCTCTGATGCATTTGGCATTTCTCTTGCCGAAGTCATTATAAGTAAGTTTGCCCAAGGGATATTTTATGCCACATTGGTATGTGATGACGGAAAAGAAATTAAAGAAATAGATTCTCGTACTTCTGATGCCATTGCTTTGGCTGTCAGATATAACTGTCCTATATACACTTACGAAGCAGTGCTGACAGGCGCCGGTGTTTCAATTGATGAGGAGCCTGATATTGATGATTTGGCAACTGGTGGACTATCAGACTCTGATGAGCATGATTATGATAAATTTTCAATAGAAGAGCTCGAAGAGATGATG is drawn from Lentimicrobiaceae bacterium and contains these coding sequences:
- a CDS encoding sodium-translocating pyrophosphatase is translated as MKRILTMLAVALLPAITKASEANLVIPAGIHEEPLLYWGFLITLAGFLFGLYQFLKVKRIKAHQSMLDVAHVIYETGKTYLIQQGKFLAILFIFIGSAVAFYFGFLSESHFGFGGVLMILGWTVIGILGSYSVAWFGIRMNTLANSRMAFASLERKPIKLLNIPLNAGMSIGVVLISLELMMMLIILMFVPGEYAGASFIGFAIGESLGASALRIAGGIFTKIADIGSDLMKVIFKIGEDDPRNPGTIADCVGDNAGDSVGPTADGFETYGVTGVALISFILLAVGYGLKSIADFNPEFITNLAVSLNVANFDITSAESLATLSGILQVKLLTWIFLMRILMIVTSIVSFWINGALTKAKYSNADDIDFEKPLTSLVWITSILSIIVTFIISKLTISDLPNNLWITLSVIISTGTLGAALIPEFTKLFTSPKSTHVNEVVEASKKGGASLNILSGLVAGNFSAFWMGMVFFLLMFIAYYASTFGLSDFMVYPSIFAFGLVAFGMLGMGPVTIAVDSYGPVTDNAQSIYELSLIEEDKAQKSAEIEKEFGFKPDFEKSKYYLEANDGAGNTFKATAKPVLIGTAVVGATTMIFSLILVIKETLGVKPEEILNLLNPYSILGFLLGGAVIYWFTGASVQAVTTGAARTVEFIRKNINLDPNAPKKADVEKSKQVVQICTVYAQKGMWNIFIAIFSFALAFAFLSSPTGLEPGMIASQTLNYSLPVSLFVSYLISIAFFGLFQAVFMANAGGSWDNAKKVIEVDMQEKGTELHAASVVGDTVGDPFKDTSSVALNPIIKFTTLFGLLAMEIALAERFRPVAHYIGIFFLITALVFVWRSFYKMRINQ
- a CDS encoding bifunctional nuclease family protein; amino-acid sequence: MEKIPLKLLGMINSQSQSGAYTLILGETEGKRRLPILINGFEAQAILFHIEQIKIPRPLTHDLFKNFSDAFGISLAEVIISKFAQGIFYATLVCDDGKEIKEIDSRTSDAIALAVRYNCPIYTYEAVLTGAGVSIDEEPDIDDLATGGLSDSDEHDYDKFSIEELEEMMNEAIEKEEYEKASLIRDSITRRKAGK